The sequence below is a genomic window from Selenomonas ruminantium subsp. lactilytica TAM6421.
GTGACCTTCGCCGTGAGCGCCAGATGAACATCAAGAGACTCGTTGATATCGGCTGCTACCGTGGTCGTCGCCACCGTCTTGGTCTGCCCGTTCGTGGTCAGAACACCAAGAACAACGCCCGTACCCGTAAAGGCCCGAAAAAGGCCGTAGCAGGCAAGAAGAAATAAAGGAGGGTTAACTGGTGGCAGTTAAGAAAGCAGTCCGCACGAAGAAAAAAGTTCGTAAGAACGTCGAATATGGCGTAGCCCATATCAGTTCTACGTTTAACAATACGATTGTAACGCTTACCGATAAGAGCGGTAATGCACTTTCCTGGGCCAGCGCAGGCGGCCTTGGTTTCCGCGGCTCCCGTAAGAGCACGCCGTTCGCTGCACAGATGGCAGCTGAAACGGCTGCAAAGGCAGCTATGGAACATGGCCTCAAGCAGGTCGAAGTATACGTTAAGGGTCCTGGTGCCGGCCGTGAAGCCGCAATCCGTTCCCTGCAGGCAACTGGCCTCGAAGTAAACATGATCAAAGATGTTACTCCGATTCCGCACAACGGATGCCGTCCGCCGAAGCGTAGAAGAGTTTAATAGGAGGTGCAATAGATAGTATGGCAATTGATAGAGTACCAGCCCTGAAAAGATGCCGCGCCCTCGGCATTGAACCGGCTGTTATCGGTCGTTCCAAAGAATCCAAACGTCAGCCGCGCCGCACGAACCGCAAGGTTTCCGAATACGGCATGCAGCTGAAGGAAAAGCAGAAAGCAAAATTCATCTACGGCGTACTGGAAAAGCAGTTCCGTGGATACTACGATAAAGCTAAGAAGATGCAGGGTGTAACGGGTGAAAACCTCCTTGGTCTTCTCGAGCGCCGTCTGGACAACGTTGTTTTCCGTCTTGGCCTCGCTAATACGCGTCGTCAGGCTCGCCAGCTCGTTCGTCACGGTCACTTCACCGTTAACGGCCAGCGCGTAGACATTCCGTCCGCTCTGGTTTCCGCTAACGATGTCATCGCAGTTAGCGAAAAGAGCCAGTCCAATGCTTTCTTCAAAGAACTGAAGGAAAGCAGCAATGCCCTGTCCGCTCCGGCATGGCTCCAGGCTGACCAGGCTAACCTCACGGGTACGGTAACGCGTTTCCCGAACCGTGAAGAAATCGATGTTCCTGTTAACGAGCAGGCTATCGTCGAGTTGTACTCCAAATAATGAATATTTGTGCCTGTGTGCATAGTGTTCGATTAGTTATTGAGGAGGTTCATTTCAGATGATAGACATCGAGAAACCGAAAATTGAAATTGTGGAAATCAGTGAAGACAACCGTTACGGCAAGTTCGTCTGCGAACCCCTTGAACGTGGTTACGGTACGACTTTCGGCAACAGCCTGCGCCGTATGCTTCTGTCTTCCCTGGAAGGTTCTGCAATTACCTCCATTCGCATTGATGGAGTTCTCCATGAGTTCTCCACCATTCCGGGTGTCCGGGATGACGTGACCAACATCGTTCTGAACCTGAAGCAGCTCTGCCTCAAGATGGCAGGGAGCGAGCCCAAGGTGATCCGCATTGACGTGGAAGGCGAAAAGGAAGTTACGGCTGCCGACATCATCTGTGATGCCGACATTGAGATCCTCAATCCGGACCTCCACATTGCAACGGTTGACGCAACCGGCAAACTCAAGATTGAGATGACGGTTGCCCGTGGCCGTGGCTACATTCCGGCAGAACGCAATAAAAAGCCGGATGACACGATTGGAGTAATTCCCATTGACTCGATTTTCTCCCCGGTACAGCGTGTAAACTACACCGTGCAGGACACGCGTGTAGGTAACGAGACCGACTATGACAAGCTGATTCTCGAAGTATGGACCGATGGTTCCCTGCGTCCGGAAGAAGCTGTCAGCAAAGCAGCCGGTATCCTCGTGATGCACCTGAAGCTGTTCCAGAGCATGGACGGTCTGCCGGAAGAAATCGAAGAGGAAGAAGCAACCTTCCCCGAAGAGGTAGAGGATGATACTTCCAAGGTCCTCGAAATGACCATTGAAGACCTCGACCTCTCGGTACGTTCCTTCAACTGTCTGAAACGCGCCAACATCAACACGGTCGCTGATCTTGCTGAGAAGACGGAAGATGACATGATGAAGGTCCGCAACCTCGGCCGCAAGTCTCTTGAAGAAGTCAAGAAGAAGCTCGAGGAACTCGGTTTGGCACTGAGAGTAAACAACGATTGAAGAGAGGGAAATAAATGAGCTACAGAAAATTAGGACGTAACTCCGCAGCCCGTAAGGCGCTGTTCACTAGCATTCTTACTTCCTTCTTCAGATATGGACGCATTGAAACGACGGAAGCAAAGGCAAAAGAGCTCCGCAAATTTGCTGAGCAGCTCATCACGCTGGCAAAGCGCGGTGACCTGAGCGCCCGCCGCAAGGCAATCGCATCCCTTGCTGATGAAGATGTAGTAAGAAAGCTGTTCGACGAAATCGCAGCTAAGTATGCTGACCGCCAGGGCGGTTACACGCGTATCCTCAAGCTCGGCGTTCGTCGCGGCGATGCTGCTCCGATGGTTATCATCGAGCTGGTGTAATTCGATATTACCGCAACTAAAAGTCCTGACCGGAAGGTCAGGACTTTTTGGCGTAGGGAAGTGCCGTGAGAATCAAAGTACAGATAGGCAATTATACGATCAATCATCTATTGGTCCATTGCCTAAGATGATGCCGCCGTGGATGATTACAGGTGTACTGCTGGCGGCGGTGGGAGTGGGGAGTTTTGCGGCGAGCCTGCAGGGGGTATCGAGGACGTAGGCAGTGGCGAGAACGGCGTCCTCTTTTATCTTGCGATAGCTTTTGCTGTCAAGCTCGGCTTTGTAGACGGCAAAGTCATGGGGGGCAATGGTGGTGGTACATAGTGCTTGAGTGAAGGCCATACCATCGGACCATTGCCATATCTTTTTGCCGTTTTTGTCGGTGAT
It includes:
- the rpsK gene encoding 30S ribosomal protein S11, which codes for MAVKKAVRTKKKVRKNVEYGVAHISSTFNNTIVTLTDKSGNALSWASAGGLGFRGSRKSTPFAAQMAAETAAKAAMEHGLKQVEVYVKGPGAGREAAIRSLQATGLEVNMIKDVTPIPHNGCRPPKRRRV
- the rpsD gene encoding 30S ribosomal protein S4, yielding MAIDRVPALKRCRALGIEPAVIGRSKESKRQPRRTNRKVSEYGMQLKEKQKAKFIYGVLEKQFRGYYDKAKKMQGVTGENLLGLLERRLDNVVFRLGLANTRRQARQLVRHGHFTVNGQRVDIPSALVSANDVIAVSEKSQSNAFFKELKESSNALSAPAWLQADQANLTGTVTRFPNREEIDVPVNEQAIVELYSK
- a CDS encoding DNA-directed RNA polymerase subunit alpha, with the translated sequence MIDIEKPKIEIVEISEDNRYGKFVCEPLERGYGTTFGNSLRRMLLSSLEGSAITSIRIDGVLHEFSTIPGVRDDVTNIVLNLKQLCLKMAGSEPKVIRIDVEGEKEVTAADIICDADIEILNPDLHIATVDATGKLKIEMTVARGRGYIPAERNKKPDDTIGVIPIDSIFSPVQRVNYTVQDTRVGNETDYDKLILEVWTDGSLRPEEAVSKAAGILVMHLKLFQSMDGLPEEIEEEEATFPEEVEDDTSKVLEMTIEDLDLSVRSFNCLKRANINTVADLAEKTEDDMMKVRNLGRKSLEEVKKKLEELGLALRVNND
- the rplQ gene encoding 50S ribosomal protein L17, yielding MSYRKLGRNSAARKALFTSILTSFFRYGRIETTEAKAKELRKFAEQLITLAKRGDLSARRKAIASLADEDVVRKLFDEIAAKYADRQGGYTRILKLGVRRGDAAPMVIIELV
- a CDS encoding BsuPI-related putative proteinase inhibitor, which gives rise to MCKILIPFLLAICLSIPTAASAGFGTGIGISFPASRTSTKTSSNTYAALQYEQITEELTLQERHGRLLMELKISNTGDTPYTINHRSGQVYDFLITDKNGKKIWQWSDGMAFTQALCTTTIAPHDFAVYKAELDSKSYRKIKEDAVLATAYVLDTPCRLAAKLPTPTAASSTPVIIHGGIILGNGPIDD